Part of the Planctomycetota bacterium genome is shown below.
AACTGCAAGATTGTTCGCCGCAAGGGCGTCGTGCGCGTGATCTGCATCAACCCGAAGCACAAGCAGCGTCAGGGCTAAGAAGCTCGCATCGCGCATTCACCCGATTTAGGACAAAGCCATGCCCCGTCTCGCCGGCGTCGACATCCCGAATAACAAGAAGATCAGCATCTCGCTGCGCTACCTCTACGGCATCGGCCCCAAGTTCGCCGACGACGTGCTCAAGGAAGCGAACATCGAGCCCGAGAAAAAGGCCAGCGACCTTACCGAGGACGAGTTGGGCCGTATCTCGACCGTGCTCGACAACAGCTACCTGACCGAAGGTGCCCTGCGTCGCAAGGTCGCCAACGACATCACCCGGCTGCGTGAGATCCAGTGCTATCGCGGCGGTCGTCACCGGCGCGGCCTGCCCGTCCGCGGCCAGTCCACCCAATCCAACGCCCGCACCCGCAAAGGCAAGAAGAAGACCGTCGCGGGCAAGAAGGGCGTCAAGGGCTAAAGCTTTTCTTGTCCTTCCTGCGCAACGGGAGCGGCGCGGCCGCCCATGTGCGGCGACTGTCATCAACATAAACATCCCCCCGGCGAGGGCGACCACGCTGTCACCCGCTGAACCGAGAAACACCCCATGGCCAAAAAAGAAGGAAAAACCAAGAAGAAGGCCCGTCGCGGCGTAGCCCGCGGCGTCGCGTTCATCAAGTCGACGTTCAACAACACGATCGTCACCATCACCGATCCCGCCGGCGAGACCATCAGCGCGAGCAGCGCCGGTGCCGTTGGTTTCAAGGGCAGCCGCAAGAACACCCCGTTTGCTGCGGGTCGCGCCGCCGAGCGTGCCGGCCAGGAAGCCAAGCGTCACGGCATGATCGAGGTCGAGGTCAAGGTCAAGGGCCCAGGTGCCGGCCGTGAGCAGGCGATCCTGAACTTGCAGAACGCCGGCCTCCGTGTGATCAGCATCGAGGACACGACCCCGATGCCGCACAACGGCTGCCGCCCACCGAAGAAGCGCCGCGTTTGAGCTATGGGGTTCCCCCTGCCAGACGAGATGGTGGCTGCGGCCGAGCGGCGCCTCGGTCGAAAGTTACCCTCGGGGCTTATCGCGAAGCTCAAGCCTAGGAATTTTTGCACGATCGAAGTCTCAGGGGGAAGTTGGCCAGTGTTCTGCATCCTCAATACGACCACCCCGGAAACCAAGAAGCTCACAGATGGTTACGACATTGAGTGCTTAACACAGCAAGAATATGACCTCGGATGTGAGTTGCCGGCGGGTTTGTTGAAGATCGCTGAAAATGGGTGTGGAGATTTCCTGTTTCTTCTACCGTTGGACGAATCACACTACGATCCCGCCGTTTGGCACTGGGATCACGAATCACAGAGGATGACGAAGGTCGCTGACAACATCGCCGACCTTCCCGTCTCCCGCTGACGCAGCGAGGCAGGGCATAGATGGCTCTCGACGTTGAGAGCGGTAACGCCCCGCAATCTGCCCGGCATTTTCGGTTAACCCGCAACCCCTCAACGGAGCAAACACATGCGTATGCAATGGCGTGGCCTGGAACTGCCGGCCCGAGTCGAACTCGACGAAAACGTGTCCAGTGAAACGTTCGGCCGCTTCGCCGCCGAGCCGTTCGAGCGTGGCTTTGGCACCACGGTCGGCAACTCGCTCCGCCGCATTCTGTTGTCGTCGCTCGAAGGGGCGGCCGTGACGCAGATGCGGATCAAGGGGGCGGATCACGAGTTCACGTCGCTGCCCGGCGTGCTCGAGGATGTCACCGACATCATCCTGAACATCAAGTCGCTGATCGTGAGCCTCGAAGGCGACGAGCCGCGCGAGATCACCGTGAGCCGTAACACCGCGGGCGTTGTGACCGCCGGCGAGTTCGAGCTTCACCCCGACGTGCAGATCGTCGATCCCGATCACGTCATCGCGACGCTGTCCGAGGATGTCGATTTCGAGTTGACGCTGACCGTCAGCAGGGGCCGCGGCTTCCGCAGTGCCAACGAGAATCGTGACAGCGGCGAAGAGGTCGAACTGGGCATCATTGCCGTCGACTCGATCTTCTCCCCGGTCACCCGCGTCCGCTACAACACCGAGAACGCCCGCGTCGGTCAGCGGACCGACTACGACAAGCTCATCCTTGAAGTCTGGACCGACGGCACCGTCTCGCCGGAGATGGCCGTGGTCGAAGCCGCGAAGATCCTGCGTAAGCACCTCAACCCGTTCGTGAGCTACTTCGAGCTGGGCGAGGAAGTCGCCAGCGCCGAGGCGGTGAGCGGCATGGCCGAGTCCGCCACGCCGAACGTCGATCCCGAGCTCGAGCAGAAGCTGAACATGACCGTGCAGGAACTCGACCTCTCGGTCCGTGCCAACAACTGCCTCGAGTCCGCCCGCATCAGCACCGTCCGCGAGATGGTCCAGCAGAACGAGTCGGACTTGCTCAAGGTCCGCTCCTTCGGCAAAACCAGCCTCAAGGAAGTGAAGAAGAAGCTGGCCGACATGGGTCTGTCCTTGGGCATGGACCTGAACAACCTGCCGAAGGTCGGCGAAGCCCCGGCGGTGATGGACTCTTTCGTCATGCCCGACGATGACAACGACTCGGCCGAAGCATCGGCCGAGATGTCCGAGGACG
Proteins encoded:
- the rpmJ gene encoding 50S ribosomal protein L36, translated to MKVRSSVKRICENCKIVRRKGVVRVICINPKHKQRQG
- the rpsK gene encoding 30S ribosomal protein S11, encoding MAKKEGKTKKKARRGVARGVAFIKSTFNNTIVTITDPAGETISASSAGAVGFKGSRKNTPFAAGRAAERAGQEAKRHGMIEVEVKVKGPGAGREQAILNLQNAGLRVISIEDTTPMPHNGCRPPKKRRV
- a CDS encoding DNA-directed RNA polymerase subunit alpha, which translates into the protein MRMQWRGLELPARVELDENVSSETFGRFAAEPFERGFGTTVGNSLRRILLSSLEGAAVTQMRIKGADHEFTSLPGVLEDVTDIILNIKSLIVSLEGDEPREITVSRNTAGVVTAGEFELHPDVQIVDPDHVIATLSEDVDFELTLTVSRGRGFRSANENRDSGEEVELGIIAVDSIFSPVTRVRYNTENARVGQRTDYDKLILEVWTDGTVSPEMAVVEAAKILRKHLNPFVSYFELGEEVASAEAVSGMAESATPNVDPELEQKLNMTVQELDLSVRANNCLESARISTVREMVQQNESDLLKVRSFGKTSLKEVKKKLADMGLSLGMDLNNLPKVGEAPAVMDSFVMPDDDNDSAEASAEMSEDATE
- a CDS encoding SMI1/KNR4 family protein, with amino-acid sequence MGFPLPDEMVAAAERRLGRKLPSGLIAKLKPRNFCTIEVSGGSWPVFCILNTTTPETKKLTDGYDIECLTQQEYDLGCELPAGLLKIAENGCGDFLFLLPLDESHYDPAVWHWDHESQRMTKVADNIADLPVSR
- the rpsM gene encoding 30S ribosomal protein S13, with translation MPRLAGVDIPNNKKISISLRYLYGIGPKFADDVLKEANIEPEKKASDLTEDELGRISTVLDNSYLTEGALRRKVANDITRLREIQCYRGGRHRRGLPVRGQSTQSNARTRKGKKKTVAGKKGVKG